From Aquarana catesbeiana isolate 2022-GZ linkage group LG05, ASM4218655v1, whole genome shotgun sequence:
TACACAACAGGGTTAGGTCTTTAAAAGCAGGACTGGATGAAGCTGGTCAGGGGAAAGCTTCTGAAGAGGAAAGAGAACAAGATCATTACACAGCACTCATCAATCAGCACTCTTGCTATCTGCCTTCTGTCTTTACATCTGTGGATGGAGGATATAAGAACTCCTAAAGTAATAAACAGATTACCACTTCCCTGTATGTCAAATGTACACTATTACATGAAAATACAGATACACAATGAAAATGTATGCATTGTTTATGTAACATGGCCCTAATGCACAAATGATATAAATGCCCTGAAGAAACATTAACATCCAGTAAACAGTAatgttgttttatttaaaaaagatgCCCAAGCTGTAAACTATAACTTATACTTAATTTACAGTGATGTCACTTTTTAATCTATATATCTTTAGAGAAGGGATGACTCCATAATGAAGCCATATTGATGAGATTACACTTACCTATCACCATCAAACATAAAGTGAGCTAAGTAAAAAACAGGAATAAAGGGGCTGGCCCTCTATAGAATGGTGGGAAAACTCTAAAGATTAGGCCCAAGGCATTGGGTGGGCAGGGTATCGGAGACTAGACCCCAGTCCCTGAAGACATTATCCCATATTACCAGTAGTCTCTGCACAACTCTGAACTTCTCACATCTCATCTTCCAATTAGGCCCTGATCACACTTGTGTATTTTATGTGCATTCTAGTTGTGGTGCATTAAAATGCATGCTGCATCTTTAATGTGCTTTCATCAAAATTGCATGTTCTATAGGCTTCAATGGTAATACAGCTAAAACACATGTGGTTTGGGGTCCCATATACACAGGCTATTCTACCCTATTTTCCCGTTGTGTGCTAACTATTTACCCTGCAGAAAAGGTAGATCATTCACTTTCCTTTACATCTGTCATACCATCATGCTATCTGCTTTCTGCTCATTTGATATATACTGTTTGAGTATTGGAGTAGCAAGTCTGACTATCCCAAACATGTATATTATCTATTTAACATAACTTACCATACATGGAGATTATAGTACATTTTTGTTCACATTTTAGACAACAGTATGAATTTGCTTTGatatgtttttatttcaaattaatATTTATACTGAAGAAGCTCCAGTTAATTTTAATACAATTGATCAAAGGCCAAAACTTGTGGACACAACAGGAAATAGAAGGAAATCCATTTAAAGGAAATGCCCACTTGCTTTCGTCGGGAGAGTTGCCATCTATTGCTGGTTTAGTGACAATCAAAACTTAGTATTTTCCTCACTTTCAGTCCCAGTAACAACTGTCACCAGGACAAACAAATGGTGAATCACCCCAAATAAGCCACATAAGACAATACAAACTCCACAGGGGTTTTAATCTATCGATACGCCATATCTAAAACTTTTCAGCTTTGCAGGGCTGGTGAGTTGGGGCTCTGACCCCCCCACACCACGAATTTTATGCACACAGAGATTCTTAGTCCTTCTTCATCCTTAAGCCTGGTCAAGAATCACTAATTGCACTTTACTCTTGAGTCCTTAGCCTCCCAGTGGTTACAGGCCTAATCTATAGGGGATTCCATCCAACACCTGAGGACCTGAGGACCTGAGGACCATAGGAATGTGTGACTAGATGACCAACATCCCCAAACaagcactaaggctggccatacattatacaattttcttattcaatttcctttagatttacctccaactatgtagtgcaggggcctgtctgattgcataaaAATGTAAagttgtttaggtttgacctcctattacatggaattgataaatctaaaggaaaactgtacaagaaaattgtataatgtatggccagccttgccCCTGCCCCAAACTAGATGCTAGATTATTCTTTCCCCTAGGTATTGGTTTGTGTCTCACAGAGACCTTACAACCAGTCCAGCATATTTAACAGCAACATCACTCATCACACCTGGCTGTTGAGAAATGGTTAATTAGCCGTTTCACTTCAAATGCTGAACATCTTTGCTGAACACATCACACGAGACATTTTTTGATTAAATGTTTCTTTTACTGAGCATTTAAACGTTTACACAGTAAACGTCAACTTAAGGTTTATGCTCTATAGTCCAAAAGCATGAAAAGATAAAGTCCAAACTTATAGTACAGTTCCAAAAACATGGCTGGCAAATTTTCACAACTGTTCCTATTGTTTGGGTGTCTTAAAAAGGGTGCTGTGATGCTCATAAGGCTGTATCAAAAGGACTGTTCCAAAATTCATTCTCTCCAATTTCTTCTGCTGGCCTTAGGACTACCTGCGTAACCCAAAAGGAAACGCCTGCTAGTCTCCTTATCGCTCCGTCTCTACTCTACTGCCACGCTATTTTTTCCAGACCTTCTGTGCCTGTAATAATAACATCCTTTCCCTCGACAGACAAGAGACTAGTAAGGCAGGACCCGCTAACAGGGTATTACCCCCATTACATACTCCATTTACAAAAAATGCATATCTCTGTATAATCCTATGGGGAGTCCATCAGTAGTTCAAGTGAAAAGCCAAGGTAAGTCTGTCACAGCCGTTTCAGGAGTTTGAGGAGATCTCCCATACAGAAGTACTGTACAGACCTGGTTGGGGTTCAAACACTATCTCACTTCATGCAAGATAGAGCAATAAATATTGGATGACATTTTTCTTTAAATCTCTGCTTAGCATATGCAAATTACaatgtgttaaatgttttatgtacaaacttaattttatatatCATTAAATATGTGCAGTACACTGTGAATCCTATGAATAGTTGAGAGCATAAAAGCTACAGCATTTTCACAGAGAGTACTTTCATAACTTACATGGACATTTTCAATTATGTGAATCAATTTGCGGTAAACTTCCTCATGTAATAGTAAAGATTCATATCCCCTTCTTCTAAATTCTGCTCCATGTGCGCAGAATCCATTCTGTTCAGCAAACAATAGACGATTTAGTAGTTTATGGTTCACATTTGTCTTTTCATTGCAGTTCCTGATATGTGGAGTGTGCGGCATTTTCTGTGCAAAAAAGAAATCTGGACTCATAGTAAGTGCCTCTTTTTGAAAGCGTGGCTATAAAATACCGTAAGTAGTTAACTTTTAAATGATGCTTGCAATATCTGTGCAGAATTAGACAACATTAATCCACTTGTCAAAGGTAGAATTGCTTggcataaaataataatttaaccaAAACTGTAAACACAGTGATACTTTCAGTGCTTAAGCACACTATGAAATATAATGTTTTTAACTAACAGAAGAAATTCATGAAGTTAATAAATAGATAGTAAAAGTGTGCCTGTTCCAGAACAGGCAAGGTTGGGGTTGTTACAAGCAATGCTGGCGAAGTGTTTTATATACAGGAGTGTCAATAAGATGTATAAACACAATTttgttgtaaacaaaaaaaggaaaattgtcTATGTGCAAAAGAGGAGCACTGGAGGCAGGAGAGAGCCTATGTTAGTTGCCGCCTGAGGCACATGTGTTTGTTAACATccaggttgctaggatgcaggcacaacaaccaatgacactgtggcATGGACACTCCACCCTCAGAGCATGCCCCTGGctgaagggtatgacagtaggcagaaTCTGCAGGACAGGACTgttagagggtatgacagtgggcagtatctaCAGGGCAGGGGTGTTAAAGGGTATAACAGAGGTTGGTATCTGCAGGACAAGAATGTTAGCGGGTATGACGGTGGGCTGTATCTGCAGAAAAGAAGTCTTAAAGGGTATAACAAAGAGAAGTATCTGTGGGACAGAAGTATTAGAAGTTTTGACAGAGATAAGTATCTGCAGGACTGAAGTTTttaaagggtatgacagtgggcagtatctgAAGGACAGGGCTGGAGTGCTAAAAAAGTATGATAGTGGTCACTATCTACAGCTGCCTTTTTCAACCGGGGTGCCTTTAGGTGTCTTCAGGGGTGCCCAAATTacccaaaaactgtatacaagccagtgggcgGATCAAGCCTGCCTATTATTTACATAAAGCCACAAGTTtgaattgtgcaccattacaaccttccaacTGCCAGTGTCCAAACAACCAATTACATCATCTGTTGATAAGGAAGATGTTGGGCaattgcacagcatccttgtttgaccctcccctgcaccTCTCTATAAACTCTGgagtcacattagctgaatgagggagagaaactgagggagaagaggcACATTGTAAAACTAATCAGGACTAGTATGCAAAGGTGggatttgctttggaagaataatctcctctaacattgggtgtcctacgtgtgtggttgttgctgtgttatgtaaaactattttgtttttaaactttagaatagggtgcctcaagattgcaatgaattttaaaggatgccttggctaaaaaaaggttgagaaacactcatCTACAGGAAAGGACTGGAGTACTagggtgtatgacagtgggcagtggcaCAGAAAGCTTTGTTAATTCCCTCATAATGTCAAAGGGTGTCATTCATCAAGATAAAAATTAGGTATTCAACAAGTGCAAAGAAAATAGCTAGCAATGTTATATTTTGACATTTCAGCAGCTCCTCAATTGtagtcaatatttttttatttagttctgAGCTGTTTTTGAATGCTATTATCACTGACCTTTATATGTTCTTCGACAGGATAATGGGTCACTGCTATTTTTTGCGCAATGCATAGATATGTTATAATATTTTATGTTTTCCACCTTCTAGATGATCCTTTTTTCTGCCTGCTGCATCTGTGGACTCATTGGAGGCATCCTGAACATTCAGTTCCTAAGAGCTCTGTCCAAGAGGTCCTCCTTGCACCTTGCTTCCTTGTCCCTCGCATGTATAGGCATCAGTGGATGCACCATCTCCACTTGGCTTACTTGTCGCTTGGCCAGTTATGAGCAAAGGAGGATGTTTCTAGAAAGAGAACACTCACTTCATCACTCTCATGAAATGACAGAAAAGGTAATCAAATATTAGTTTCTTAGATAGCTAAACTAAACATTGCTCTGACAAATGCTATTTGTTGTATTAAGCATGGTGTAAGCGAAAAGTGCTCATTTAGCAGATATTGACAGCTGGAATCAGAATGGTTGCTGCACACAATAGCTTTTGTCTTCTTTTGTTTTTGCACTCAGCCTGGATATGTCATGATAATATCAGTGACAGTAAGATACCTAAACAGATAAATGCATAAATTATAAGCATCGTAGGTTGTCTGTAAAAAGGAAAGTTGTGTTTCATTATGTCATAATTActacagtaaaacatttttttatgagtGGGGACAAAAAAATTGCTCTTTAGTCATATTTGCTTAGAacattttaaatagtttatttgcATTCATAACTGTTTTTACCATAATAGTACCCACAGGCTAGTGCATAGAGCAGTGGGGTAAAATGGTCAGCATGTAAGAAGGATTTACCTTTGTCCCTTTTATTTTTGTCCCCCCTCTGTTGCAGTGTTTGCATCACTAGCACTGCCCTACTGGCAGACTGGATATAGTTAGAGGGTGGAGCTAAAGGAGGAGTTAGTTGGGGAAGTGATGAAGAGTCCAATGAGAGAGTTGCAGGGTAACTGCATGCTGCAGCCCTCTCATGGGCTTCCACTGTTATTGGTTTCCCTGTTTTTTGTATTGGGCTCTGATGGGAACAGCATTCTCAGGATCATGCCAGAAGATTGGGGTTATAGACTGCGTTAAGAGGTTTGTAGCCTTTATATTGTGCCTTTTGTACCATGCCATCATTTAGAAGTTGCATAGTTTTCTTATCTGAGAAAACAGTACAAACTGTGTAGGGGATTCTTTGCTCTTAGagtgataaggatgtggaactcccttccacaattggtggtgtcagaggGGAGTGTTGATCATTTCAAAAGCTCTTAGATAGGCATGCTAGTGAATGtgaaatatacagggatatgggaaatggtagaaataaaattacaaacacactcatgcacccacacccacacaggttgaactggatgaccTAATGACTTTATTCAAacttactaatgccccgtacacacggtcggattttccgatggaaaatgtccgatcggagcgtgttgtcggaaattccgaccgtgtgtgggctccatcggacattttccatcggattttccgacacacaaagttggagagcaggagataaaattttccgacaacaaaatccgttgtcggaaattacgatcgtgtgtactcaaatccgacggacaaagtgccacgtatgctcagaataaataaagagattaaagctattggccactgccccatttatagtcccgacgtacgtgttttacgtcaccgcgtttagaacaatcggattttccgacaactttgtgtgaccgtgtgtatgcaagacaagtttgagccaacatccatcggaaaaaatcctaggattttgttgtcggaatgtccgaacaaagtccgaccgtgtgtacgccctataactgtgaaATATGAACAACTTCTGGCTAGATGTGTTGTTTTCCATAAAGGATGTCTATGTTTTCAAGTGTCAGCATTTGAAATAGGTCTGGATAAGGTCAGGCTGCAGGTGGCTGTACAAGTGATTACATTCTCATAATATGCTGGACTGGTATTTGTCACAAGGCCCTGAAAAATGTGGTACTGAGTTAAAACCTGGTCAGGTTAAGAGGTAGTGGTGGCTAACTGAGAAGAGATCTACCCTTCTGTCAGTAAGAAAAGGACCAACTGATAGCAATATGGGTCAGGTGACCTGGGCCTCCATGACAAATGGGCCTCAGATGTGCAGCCAGACCTTGTGAGCATTAGTCTGGAACCACAGGAAAATACAAGACAGGTAAACCTCTAGGAGcagagaggccccatcagaagatctggaacacagacatcccaccaggtcatccgggtttttcgtgttgaatggcgacatgaggataacctaagggagcctggagatttaccccccataggaacaccgggagcgtcagcaagctaaaaggccttggctaggctaaagccacttgcccttttatgcttgccatctggtaagcaggctctactactagggtggattgtcactactgcttagaagtgcacggtggtggtgttttcactttgaaataaggacttggagaaatccccttgatgtcatttatatgaacttttaataattttagcgcagctttttacaggactctaaaTACAAGGCCTTGCAAGTAAATAAATCCCAACCAATAAAAGGGCTTAATACTTCTGTGGTCTGGGGGGTGCCGTTATGGGGTTTTGAACTCATCATTTGTATACATAGGAGCAGATAGTTGGTGTTTGGGTCCTGGGCTAGCAATGGGCTTAACAACCTGGCCCCTTAGTGACCGATACCTCTAACTTGCTAATGATAGTAGCGTAGTTGGCAGGATTGGCCTCCTGGCATAACATGGCACTTGTTGGGGGggtctgtcatgaacaggtgtgactagactgtgtggactgcaaagaggaaaccaaaacgcatgtaaagtgaataataataatgtttatttaagataagtgatataaataagtaaacaccccaaatacaaatagtgctcaaccaactaACAGAAACCTACAAACAACAGATaattatatacagccaaagggaagtaccaaaatcaaacaggttagccaggccagggtcatacacggaagATCAGCAGATAACAAGGGCAGGACAGGAGAGAGAGATGATGGATGGAATCAGGCTACAaagagggacaggatcaggatgggtacgggtcagggcacaaggaagataccaaggcaaacatgtgagtgtttgccaggtatttatatgcctgtaatTGGTCTCAAGTGACACCTGTTTGcaagaggtgctgtctgctccacactgccaggatccatcctctggtggacgccagtactgcgtcccaaagatgacataatactaccaacaggggaaagctcccctggcagttccagactgccaggagacacctgctggtggaccacagtactgcacgccaaatatcagGCCGTGTCATCAACGGATGGAACCTTCCCAGACAGGGTCCTAAAAGATTCTAGAATACACTCAAATTTACTAGAAGCCTTGAGAAAGTGCTGGTACCTAGCTGAAGGGTCACTGTGCATATTAGGAGTGGAGGGGGTGCTCAGTGGTGTGTGGTCTTTTTGTGTCTGTGAGCAACAATGGCTGAACTTCATGGAAGAAGGCCAGGGCACAACCAGAAAGGCTTTGGAGGTTGTATTTATTAGGCCCTAGAGTGGTGTTGGATACTGGTCTGAGATTTGTGCCACAGAAAGGTTATGCCCTTTGCAACCAGATGATGTCTGACTCTTTTTGCCTGAATGTGACCAGGTAACTTCAGCAGTGTCTCCGTGAACAAGGTGTAGTTTCTGCTGTGCGTTCTTGTCCACCCTGTTACTGGATCAGGCTGAGCCCCAAGACCTGTGAATTTAGGGTGGATTGTGGAAAGACAATCCCTAAGCTGGCAATCCCAGAGCTGGTGAGGTCCTCAGGCCTGGATGTGGTAAGGCCCAATTTCCTCATACCTACTGGGGTTGAGCAAGGGGATCCTGAGGAAGAACGCTGTGGCTAGTGCAGTGTCTGTACAGACTAACTTTGCAGAGGGACCAACTGAGCCGCCTGCACTAGTGGAATGCAtaaagtgcaagggtcaggagtaatgCACATTGTGTAAGTCAGTGGTGGGTTTAGGAATGcataacgcagagtgcaggggtcaggggtgtgcaAATTGCTGCAGTCACTGCTCTATTTAGGAGTACATACCACACAGAGAGCAGGGTCAGGAGTaagttatgcacagaatgcagtggACGGGACTGTGTAAGAGtcaggagtacaaaacaaaaaaagctcaATAATCAAGGGTGGGTAACacacagtgtaggggtcaggagagtgcaaaatcccccCTCCCATAACAATTCTCCCCAACTTTACCCTTTCAACAAAAATCACAACTCTTTCCCTCCAAAAAATCCAGCAGGCTCACCTCGATTCTCCCAATAGAAACTCttccccccaaattcctcctcccagcacaaatcccgcCAAtctcctctcccagcacaaatcttatcTCCCCACTAAAATCCCCCTTCTTGCAAAAATCTTCTTCCCCACAAAATCCCcccaagcacaaatcctccttccctCCAACcctccaggacaaatccccccatcccaggacaaatccaccccattcctcccagcacaaatccccccaatccctctttTAGTACAAATTCTcttcccccccagaccccccatcCCAGAACAAATACTCTTCCCCTTTAGTACAAACTCCTCCCCCAATCCTCTTTCCATTTCAGCACAAATTTCTGTGTCCCAACTCCccaaatcccccattataacacaaatcccttctcccagcacaaatcctcttttccCTTCTAGCACATTTTCTGCCCCAACCACCCTTCCCTCCCACCTTCCAACACCAATTCTCTCCcctcccaaatcaccccccagaACAATTCCCCTGTCCTTTCCTCCAGCACAATATTTGTTCCCTGCCCCTACCCTGCCAGGTCATTGTGTCCCCTCAAGTGCAATTGTTAGATCCCAAATAGAGTGCTGCTCACTCCATGGGATAGTCCCTTctcccctactcctcctcctgttaTATATGATGCATGTCAGAGCTGAGGAGTAGCCTAGTGGAAGATTCCCTCAGCCCTGCTGTGTATTATTGTGACAGGCAACTAGCATCTCTCCCTGCTGACTTCCTGTCACAGTGGGAGATCGTGGTAACAGAGATCTAAGGCATTTGCAGCATATACAACagtggagccaagtgccagaaCTCACTCTGACAAGGGGCTCTAGGATTTAAGACCGGGCACAGGGATTTTGTTGGAATCCAGGATGGTTGTAAGGTACGCGTTATTGCATTTTTAAATGTAAGTAGTGTTGTGCAGCTgttctcatgtgctaacaaggagctTTCTGATagaaagagagagcagagtgacagagagataggCTCATCAGTCGGTGGCTTCTCCTTTCAGTGTCTAGTCACTTAGCTAAGGGTGGAAAGGACACCTATGTTACTaaactgcagcaaagaaaagtTTACTCCCCTGCCCCACcaaacagggctgtgctgtgtagtcgagctgtgtaaatttcagaactgAATGGATAGAAATACACTATAGATCCTTTGGCTCATAAATAGTTGTTACAtacatatgtatttcatctgtatatttagctgcttgtttggagtttagctttaatgatTTGCATAAAATGTTAAATGTTCACAACTATCTTTTGCCAATTGAGATCCTTCAATTTGTATTTAGGGATGCCAAAACTCCTACTTGATAATAAAGAACTGCTTGGTGTTTTCAGGTTAATGAGAAACAAATCAGTCCACAAATTAGACTAAGTTGtgcatttcacatttttttatgcatGCAGATTTATCAATGCCCAAACTAATTTTATTGACCACGAATTACAATTGGCTGGATTCCTGAACTGTGTGAATCTCTTTGGATTATACACATCTAAATGCAAATATTCAGGTAAATCTGACTTTGTGAATTACTGATTCTTCTGATTTGATCTCTATTGTTGGGTCATTGAATAAACAAAAATAAGAGAGAAATTTCAATAAATATCAGCAAACCTGTACAGCTAATACTTTTCATTGTTTGCAAATTATAGGTTGATAGGACAACATAAGGTTAATGAAAATAAGTGACATCCTGCTAATAAGGTACAGTGGCAAGTCTATTTGGGTTACGTGATTTTCATTAATTCTTCCTGGGAGAGAGGGGTTGAAGAACGTATGCAATAAGCTACTTAAGAGAATGGGGACTCTAGGGACAGTGGGTACAGTCCCTGTTCATAGAGATGCTGCTATGTCAAGCTGTGTcatattaaaagggatgtttagtgtttttgtatacacatgtatatattacTTTAAAAACTTCTTTTCATTTTTTATGCATTATGCATTAATTGTAAGTTTATATTTACCTACCTAACCCGTTagtctcctttctgatgctttcaGAGTGATTTGTTGAAAAAATAAAGTATGTTGTCCACATAACCAAATAGCTTAATAGTTCATCCCTTTTACTTCCTTTTTCTTATCTAGTCTGACAAACTTTCAATCAGAATAACAGTCTAAAAGCAGCTACTGCTATGTTTTAGCTTTAGAAAACCCATAACACTCTGTGAAATTAAAGTATAACATACTTTACATTTTCAATAATAAAACAGAGATTTTATATAACTAGTTAAAcaatataaaatgttttaaaatgtatgaaaattaaaaaaacaaatatacctGATCCAGCACCTTTTTGTACATccacaccatactcattcacatggggagacgtttgtgatctgggggcccccttgttaaagggggcctccagatttcgACAagacccctgcccacagacccccacaacctccggtcagggttgtggggaaaaggcccttgtccccataaacaaggTGCttgttttttcaggttttttttttttggcgtggggttttcccacgctgttttttgttttttttaaattggtgtggagttccccttaaaatctctaCCAGATCcaaagaggcggggggggggggggcattttttttcacaatctgttattgccagcaatgttttttttttacattcagctgtcagcggggaaaaaCTAAtaagtcatccattgttaaggccGCGGCAGAAAACTTCCCGGCCTGCTCTTTAACAGCCAACTAATGTTAAAGATACCAGTGGCCGCCAACTACAAAACTTTGCTTCTGAACTGCATCTAAACCGCAGCTGAACTGCTAAACAGCTGCTTGGGAAATTTGCAGTGAAAACTGAGGGGaaattcacaccacacatgtgtgaaACTAGCCTAAGAGAGCCCCAGATAGCAGAAAAATTCTGATAACAATTTTAAACTGTCCCCACTCTAGCTAAAACTAAGAACATTTTTAGATTGGACATATACTTTAAGTATAGagcttgttttgtgtacacataaTTAAGCCCTTGTGTATGGTCAAAATTACTATTAAATAAGAACAATTTTATCATATTCTTTTCTAGATTACCATCtatatgataaaaaaatattatttgattTTGTGATAAGCATGTTGTTAGAGTAGATGCAAATGCTAACTAAATAACATTTAGTTTGATAAAGCTCTGTGTATCATAGACAATTGTAATAAAATactattttgtatttattgttgtATCTCATTGTTGTTGATCTCAGGCAGCCCTTTTGCAgcacttcctgtctacatacatGTATTCCAGCGATGGCTGCTTTCCATTTCTTAGGGCCAGTTTTCTGATGGTAACAGTGGACAATGTTTGAGAATGCATGTTGAAACAATCTCTAGACTGCATTGAAAGACCATGTAACAAGGTGACAACACAGGCGCATGACTAGGAGACAAAGACAAAATGATgttaccctataacaggaagtgcctaaactaGG
This genomic window contains:
- the TMEM196 gene encoding transmembrane protein 196 isoform X2, which produces MCTSSQIIGSLLVLSVLEIGLGLSSVAVGAVTFIRVRNRTEPPPQLGDSSPFLICGVCGIFCAKKKSGLIMILFSACCICGLIGGILNIQFLRALSKRSSLHLASLSLACIGISGCTISTWLTCRLASYEQRRMFLEREHSLHHSHEMTEKETIENISNGGTQLVFNGRV
- the TMEM196 gene encoding transmembrane protein 196 isoform X3, whose protein sequence is MCTSSQIIGSLLVLSVLEIGLGLSSVAVGAVTFIRVRNRTEPPPQLGDSSPVWSGACFLICGVCGIFCAKKKSGLIMILFSACCICGLIGGILNIQFLRALSKRSSLHLASLSLACIGISGCTISTWLTCRLASYEQRRMFLEREHSLHHSHEMTEKVDRTT
- the TMEM196 gene encoding transmembrane protein 196 isoform X1 yields the protein MCTSSQIIGSLLVLSVLEIGLGLSSVAVGAVTFIRVRNRTEPPPQLGDSSPVWSGACFLICGVCGIFCAKKKSGLIMILFSACCICGLIGGILNIQFLRALSKRSSLHLASLSLACIGISGCTISTWLTCRLASYEQRRMFLEREHSLHHSHEMTEKETIENISNGGTQLVFNGRV